From Arthrobacter sp. FW306-2-2C-D06B, a single genomic window includes:
- a CDS encoding sugar ABC transporter ATP-binding protein, with protein sequence MSKFWLPARQEPEQAAPEAVNGTGDRPVVALRGITKKYPGVQALTSVDLDIFPGTVHAISGENGAGKSTLSKVICGLVQPDAGEVYIDGKKVHLTSPQDARLLGVSAVPQELSLVPNMSVAENICVASFPARSGVVSRKALRAKAQPVLDSLGLTIDPFSELSEHSPGIQQLVMIGRSFVGKARIIILDEPTAALTEPEVAHLFEVVEKAKAAGTAFILVSHRLQDLSQIADTVTVLRDGVKIVTEPMSRMSHDDIVKAMVGRPIERFTHEIHDGGGIQFEVKSGRLEMTPRLSVKNLSSLGKFEDISFDLNPGEIVGMGGLLGAGRSEVARAIFGVDSYDSGTIEVNGVPQRLRNPRQAIRAGIVMVPEERKSQGLVLDMTIEENFTLLQPEVISKGGWLSRTGSAQLARDLIGKLSVKAAGAGVPVGTLSGGNQQKVVIARCFLNDFPVYIFDEPTRGVDVNAKFQIYRLINGLAKGGAGVLVISSELSELLAIADRILVMRDGRLVDDIPAMGATEERILSSAMV encoded by the coding sequence ATGTCAAAATTCTGGCTTCCAGCACGACAAGAACCGGAGCAAGCCGCCCCCGAGGCCGTCAATGGCACCGGCGACCGGCCTGTTGTGGCTCTGCGTGGCATAACCAAGAAGTATCCAGGCGTGCAGGCACTCACCTCTGTGGACCTGGACATCTTTCCGGGGACCGTTCACGCGATTAGCGGCGAGAACGGTGCAGGAAAGTCGACGTTGTCGAAGGTCATCTGCGGACTCGTGCAGCCCGATGCAGGGGAGGTGTATATCGACGGAAAAAAGGTGCATCTCACCTCTCCTCAAGACGCCCGCCTTCTGGGAGTCAGTGCGGTCCCGCAGGAACTTTCCCTTGTTCCCAATATGTCAGTAGCGGAGAACATCTGCGTCGCCTCCTTCCCTGCGCGCTCCGGGGTGGTCTCACGCAAGGCTCTCAGGGCCAAGGCGCAGCCGGTGCTTGACTCGCTCGGCCTCACCATCGATCCGTTCTCAGAACTGAGCGAGCATTCCCCCGGCATCCAACAACTGGTCATGATCGGAAGGAGTTTTGTCGGCAAAGCCAGGATCATCATTCTGGACGAGCCAACCGCTGCTCTGACGGAACCCGAAGTCGCACACCTTTTCGAGGTTGTGGAAAAAGCCAAAGCTGCCGGCACAGCTTTCATACTGGTCAGCCACCGCCTTCAGGACCTCTCGCAGATTGCCGACACGGTCACCGTGCTTCGGGACGGGGTCAAAATCGTCACCGAGCCAATGAGCCGGATGAGCCATGACGATATCGTCAAGGCAATGGTGGGGCGGCCCATTGAACGGTTCACACATGAGATTCACGACGGCGGCGGCATCCAGTTCGAGGTCAAATCCGGCCGTCTCGAGATGACCCCGAGACTGTCGGTGAAGAACCTGTCGAGCCTCGGCAAATTCGAGGACATCAGCTTTGATTTGAACCCCGGAGAAATCGTGGGCATGGGCGGGCTGCTGGGAGCAGGCCGCAGCGAAGTTGCACGGGCGATCTTCGGCGTCGACAGCTACGATTCCGGCACCATCGAGGTGAACGGGGTGCCGCAACGGCTACGCAATCCCCGGCAAGCCATCCGCGCGGGCATCGTGATGGTTCCTGAGGAAAGGAAAAGCCAGGGACTGGTACTCGACATGACCATCGAAGAGAACTTCACGCTCTTGCAACCGGAGGTCATCTCTAAAGGCGGGTGGCTCAGTAGGACGGGGTCTGCGCAGCTGGCACGGGACCTGATCGGCAAGCTCAGCGTGAAGGCGGCCGGAGCCGGCGTCCCCGTAGGGACATTGAGTGGGGGAAACCAGCAAAAAGTGGTCATTGCCAGGTGCTTCCTCAACGACTTTCCGGTCTATATCTTCGACGAACCCACGCGGGGGGTCGACGTGAACGCGAAGTTCCAGATCTACCGACTCATCAATGGACTCGCAAAGGGTGGAGCCGGGGTACTCGTTATCTCCTCTGAGTTGTCTGAGTTGCTGGCGATTGCGGACCGGATCCTTGTCATGCGGGACGGCCGCCTTGTGGATGACATCCCGGCCATGGGGGCCACGGAAGAACGCATCCTCTCCTCCGCGATGGTCTAG
- a CDS encoding SDR family oxidoreductase, with protein sequence MSGQIVNRPQNQPAYNASKAAVHHITKSLAAEWAKFDIRANAVAPGYVKTELAPVDRPEFQRFWIQEQ encoded by the coding sequence ATGTCCGGTCAAATTGTTAACCGACCACAAAACCAGCCGGCGTACAACGCGTCGAAGGCGGCTGTTCATCACATCACAAAATCGTTGGCGGCCGAGTGGGCGAAGTTTGATATCCGCGCTAATGCGGTTGCTCCGGGATATGTTAAGACAGAATTGGCACCTGTTGATCGGCCGGAATTTCAACGCTTTTGGATTCAGGAACAATGA
- a CDS encoding RpiB/LacA/LacB family sugar-phosphate isomerase: MNTTRNKQVVVGADFAGFPLKEAVKRHLIERGWSVTDLTPVQKDAPMYHRVGFLVGSRISEREFEKGLLFCGSGMGIHIAASKCPHVHAAVCESVVTARRAATANNANVLAMGGFYTAPRLGMAMADAFLESSLGDGYEDWDGFLDYHRIGFDECESFDYDSYKANGFEVIDPMHADLGPEPRGLAF, from the coding sequence TTGAATACCACACGTAACAAGCAAGTCGTCGTCGGCGCTGACTTTGCGGGATTTCCGCTCAAGGAAGCCGTCAAGCGGCATCTCATCGAGCGCGGCTGGAGTGTTACCGACCTGACTCCAGTTCAAAAAGATGCGCCGATGTACCATCGCGTAGGGTTCCTTGTTGGCTCACGCATCTCTGAGCGTGAATTCGAGAAAGGATTGCTGTTCTGCGGTTCCGGCATGGGGATCCACATCGCCGCCAGCAAGTGTCCCCACGTGCACGCCGCTGTCTGCGAAAGCGTGGTGACGGCTCGACGCGCCGCGACGGCGAACAACGCGAACGTTCTTGCAATGGGAGGCTTTTACACCGCGCCACGCCTCGGAATGGCGATGGCCGACGCTTTTCTCGAAAGCAGCCTTGGTGACGGATACGAAGACTGGGACGGATTTTTGGATTACCACCGGATCGGTTTCGACGAGTGTGAGAGCTTCGATTACGACTCCTACAAAGCCAACGGATTTGAGGTCATTGATCCGATGCACGCCGACCTCGGTCCAGAGCCACGCGGCCTTGCCTTTTAG
- a CDS encoding sugar ABC transporter substrate-binding protein, which produces MIQHSLTGQQSNRKWTSVRAAAVLSAGMLALSACAGAPGNAGGPKEDYYLPENLALYAPDSATVLKPAPGNPVTGPVTKQTLTLPYAGALPVPDGPIGDPAKTYTFCFSQGLANNPWSTAQKESLMIEAAKHPNVQIKYTETNDPSAQVADLQSCVSQKVNGILVFPQSVGPLTPAIDAVCKAGIFVIGMERTVDTDCPDSWIYLDYKQGAIQIANTIGDSLKGKGTVVETQGTMGSSPQILRHEGFIATLKSKYPDITLNETSPGDFDRTKAYQAALSFLQSPQGQKIDAWYTQYSEMALGVYAAMQQTGRTNIPLYTWGDDKATTAAIQRGEVLAAVPATPLHADLALRVAIQAIDKKDFPKRIMLQQPLLLTKENADAYDKTTWGSAG; this is translated from the coding sequence ATGATTCAGCATTCATTGACTGGCCAGCAGTCGAACCGCAAGTGGACCTCCGTTCGAGCAGCGGCCGTCCTGAGCGCAGGTATGCTTGCGCTCTCCGCGTGCGCCGGGGCCCCAGGAAACGCCGGAGGACCGAAGGAAGACTACTACCTTCCCGAGAACCTCGCCCTTTATGCGCCCGACAGTGCCACGGTACTCAAACCGGCTCCGGGGAACCCGGTCACAGGACCCGTCACAAAACAGACCCTGACCCTCCCCTATGCAGGAGCCTTGCCCGTCCCCGACGGACCCATAGGAGACCCGGCGAAAACCTACACCTTCTGCTTCTCTCAAGGGCTGGCCAACAATCCCTGGTCCACTGCACAAAAGGAAAGCCTCATGATCGAGGCCGCCAAGCATCCCAATGTCCAGATCAAGTACACAGAGACGAATGATCCGAGCGCACAAGTCGCGGACCTCCAGTCTTGCGTGAGCCAAAAGGTCAACGGCATCCTCGTATTTCCCCAGTCAGTGGGTCCACTGACTCCTGCCATCGATGCAGTCTGCAAAGCCGGCATTTTCGTCATCGGCATGGAACGGACGGTAGACACCGACTGCCCTGATTCCTGGATCTACCTCGACTACAAGCAAGGTGCCATCCAGATTGCCAATACCATCGGCGACTCGCTGAAGGGTAAAGGTACCGTCGTGGAGACGCAAGGAACGATGGGTTCCTCTCCGCAGATTCTGCGGCACGAAGGGTTCATAGCCACCCTGAAGTCCAAGTACCCGGACATCACCCTTAATGAAACTTCTCCCGGCGACTTCGATCGCACGAAGGCATATCAGGCCGCACTCAGCTTCCTCCAGTCACCTCAGGGGCAGAAAATCGACGCGTGGTACACCCAATACAGCGAAATGGCGCTGGGTGTTTACGCCGCGATGCAGCAGACGGGACGGACAAACATTCCTCTATATACGTGGGGGGACGACAAGGCCACTACTGCGGCCATCCAGCGCGGAGAAGTCCTAGCCGCTGTTCCCGCCACGCCCCTGCACGCCGATCTGGCCCTTCGAGTAGCCATCCAAGCAATTGATAAAAAAGATTTCCCGAAGCGCATCATGCTTCAGCAGCCGCTTCTCCTGACCAAAGAAAACGCCGACGCGTACGACAAAACCACCTGGGGTTCCGCGGGCTAA
- a CDS encoding GlcG/HbpS family heme-binding protein, giving the protein MSKLIGSRNITQVLARVAVDAAVVKSAELGVCVSIAVVDSAGHLVCFERMDSAPFQTAKIAVDKAYSVAGDGMATHEFWEVVRQEEALLHGVATIDGATIIGGGLPVLHDSELVGAVGISGKSSMSQDREIAEAAVEAVAASLTP; this is encoded by the coding sequence GTGAGTAAACTCATCGGATCACGGAATATTACTCAGGTGCTAGCGCGGGTTGCCGTCGACGCCGCAGTCGTAAAGTCCGCGGAACTGGGTGTGTGCGTCAGCATCGCCGTGGTCGACAGCGCCGGACACCTCGTGTGCTTCGAACGAATGGACAGTGCGCCCTTTCAGACGGCGAAAATCGCAGTTGACAAGGCGTACTCTGTCGCCGGTGACGGCATGGCCACGCACGAGTTCTGGGAAGTTGTCCGCCAGGAGGAGGCCCTGCTGCATGGCGTGGCCACGATCGACGGGGCAACCATTATCGGCGGAGGACTACCCGTCCTGCACGACAGCGAATTGGTCGGTGCCGTTGGAATCTCCGGAAAGAGCTCCATGAGCCAGGACCGTGAGATCGCCGAAGCTGCCGTCGAGGCTGTTGCAGCCTCTCTGACGCCCTGA
- a CDS encoding nucleoside hydrolase, whose protein sequence is MEKTRIILDTDIGTYYDDAFAVMFAAQSPELIVEGVTTCYGDTHLRAQIAVKVLEAAGRSDIPVFKGIGMPMRGHALMFGFEGEGILEEGEEPQYEDQHAVDFIIETIMNNPGEIKVVTLGTVSNVAHAILREPRVVENIKELIIMAGVVIPIVDEKGVRRSPREEYNFNNDAIAAEIVLNSGMPITYVPCDVTLYTPLLKEDEERIRKANTPITEMATRILDLWPPQEKLIYTAVGIATEHTALWLHDPLVVMHAFDQTLLKLFPLHIATEYNLTPIERDMYVANANGQQDLLRTNPKKLPPNMDVALEVDGPRVSHFFADRLTAPLGNGVTKELETQGASL, encoded by the coding sequence GTGGAAAAGACTCGCATCATTCTCGATACGGATATTGGAACCTACTATGATGACGCCTTTGCGGTGATGTTCGCGGCTCAGTCGCCGGAGCTGATCGTCGAGGGTGTCACTACCTGCTACGGAGACACGCACTTGCGGGCTCAGATCGCAGTTAAGGTCCTGGAGGCGGCCGGCCGTAGCGACATCCCGGTGTTCAAGGGCATCGGCATGCCGATGCGCGGCCATGCACTGATGTTTGGTTTCGAGGGCGAAGGCATCCTCGAAGAGGGCGAAGAGCCCCAATACGAAGATCAGCACGCAGTTGATTTCATCATCGAAACGATCATGAACAACCCTGGTGAAATCAAGGTCGTCACCCTGGGTACGGTGTCTAACGTCGCCCACGCGATCCTTCGCGAGCCGCGGGTCGTGGAGAACATCAAGGAACTCATCATCATGGCGGGCGTTGTTATCCCGATTGTGGATGAGAAGGGCGTGCGTCGCTCGCCTCGCGAGGAGTACAACTTCAACAACGATGCCATCGCTGCTGAAATCGTTCTGAACTCCGGGATGCCGATCACATACGTTCCGTGTGATGTGACGCTCTACACCCCGCTCTTGAAAGAAGACGAAGAGCGAATCCGGAAAGCCAACACTCCAATTACGGAAATGGCCACCCGTATTCTCGACCTGTGGCCCCCGCAGGAGAAGCTGATCTACACCGCCGTGGGAATTGCAACCGAACACACGGCCCTGTGGCTGCATGATCCGCTCGTGGTCATGCATGCCTTCGATCAGACCCTGCTGAAGCTGTTCCCGCTGCACATCGCCACGGAATACAACCTGACGCCGATCGAACGTGACATGTACGTTGCGAACGCGAACGGACAGCAGGATCTCTTGCGCACCAACCCCAAGAAGCTGCCGCCGAACATGGACGTGGCGCTTGAAGTGGATGGTCCCCGGGTCAGCCACTTCTTCGCCGATCGCCTCACAGCACCGCTCGGAAACGGCGTTACGAAGGAACTGGAAACCCAGGGCGCCTCTTTGTAG
- a CDS encoding GMC family oxidoreductase, whose translation MIPRKKPEPVEVLIIGAGASGGTAAKVFTEAGIRVVALDRGPFLRNEQFSGDELKYLNRNYVWPDPQLKPRTYRPDEESPEEEVQFSPTPQGVGGGTIHWGGIVPRMTEDDFRLRSLHGDIPGASLVDWPIEYGDLEPYYTRVEWELGTSGLAGANRWEGPRSKGYPTKPVELTHYGRVFAQAMKKMGQSTFPIPQAMVTEPYRGRNAHVNSGFWQQYGDPVGAKSSTANTFIPDALATGLLDLRPDCYVREIILHPDGTAKGAIYTDADGNEVEQLADIVICCAGAIETTRLLQLSKSASHANGLANSSGLLGANATFHEYLFAIGLFDKEVVDPLYPWAGHYMNTMSFDYYQTDYDRGHMLGTLIFASMLGHPVNWTFPGRPTWGQASKDADRDLFNHSMKLGVMVQDLPVESNRVDLDPNVVDAWELPVARITHTPHANDFAQAKWQVAKNMEILEVAGASKIIPVNLEKITGNCCHEMGTARMGNDPSKSVVDKWCQTHDVPNLYIFDGSFFPTSTGVNPTLTIMANAWRCTERIIHVRGKGRTAD comes from the coding sequence ATGATTCCCAGGAAGAAACCTGAGCCGGTCGAAGTATTGATCATCGGCGCAGGCGCCTCCGGCGGCACGGCCGCCAAGGTGTTTACAGAGGCCGGGATCCGTGTGGTCGCACTTGACCGGGGCCCATTCTTGCGAAATGAACAATTCTCCGGTGACGAACTCAAATACCTGAACCGGAACTACGTATGGCCTGATCCTCAGCTGAAGCCACGTACGTACAGGCCCGATGAGGAAAGCCCCGAAGAAGAAGTCCAGTTCTCCCCGACTCCACAGGGTGTCGGGGGCGGAACGATCCATTGGGGTGGCATCGTTCCCCGGATGACGGAGGACGACTTCCGCCTCCGTTCGCTGCACGGTGATATTCCCGGCGCGAGCCTGGTCGACTGGCCCATCGAATACGGTGATCTTGAGCCTTACTACACGCGCGTTGAATGGGAGCTTGGCACTTCGGGACTTGCAGGCGCCAACCGATGGGAAGGACCACGTTCCAAGGGATACCCCACGAAGCCGGTCGAGCTGACGCACTATGGGCGTGTTTTTGCACAGGCCATGAAAAAGATGGGCCAAAGCACGTTCCCGATTCCGCAGGCAATGGTCACCGAGCCGTATCGAGGCCGCAACGCGCACGTGAATTCGGGCTTCTGGCAGCAGTATGGCGACCCCGTAGGGGCCAAATCTTCAACGGCGAATACGTTCATTCCGGACGCACTTGCCACGGGGCTGCTTGATCTCAGGCCGGACTGCTATGTCCGGGAGATCATTCTTCACCCGGACGGAACAGCCAAGGGCGCCATTTACACCGATGCCGACGGCAATGAGGTTGAGCAGCTTGCCGATATCGTGATCTGCTGCGCCGGGGCAATTGAAACCACACGCCTGCTCCAACTATCGAAATCAGCGAGCCATGCCAACGGGCTCGCCAACAGCAGTGGTCTGCTAGGAGCAAACGCCACTTTCCACGAGTACCTGTTCGCGATCGGGCTGTTCGACAAGGAGGTGGTGGATCCCCTGTATCCCTGGGCCGGCCACTACATGAACACCATGTCGTTCGACTACTACCAGACTGACTATGACCGCGGTCACATGCTGGGGACGCTCATCTTCGCCTCGATGCTTGGCCATCCCGTCAACTGGACCTTCCCCGGGCGACCCACGTGGGGGCAGGCCTCGAAGGACGCTGATCGCGATCTGTTTAACCACAGCATGAAGCTCGGTGTCATGGTCCAGGATCTACCCGTCGAATCCAACCGGGTAGACCTCGACCCAAACGTCGTCGACGCCTGGGAACTGCCAGTCGCCCGCATTACCCACACTCCCCATGCCAACGACTTCGCCCAGGCCAAGTGGCAGGTCGCGAAGAACATGGAAATTCTGGAGGTGGCAGGCGCCAGCAAGATCATCCCGGTCAACCTCGAAAAGATTACAGGCAACTGCTGCCACGAAATGGGTACCGCACGGATGGGCAACGACCCGTCAAAGTCCGTCGTCGACAAATGGTGCCAGACCCACGATGTGCCGAACCTTTACATCTTCGACGGCAGCTTCTTCCCAACCTCGACCGGCGTGAATCCGACGCTTACTATCATGGCCAACGCCTGGCGGTGCACTGAACGCATCATCCATGTCCGCGGCAAAGGCCGCACAGCAGACTGA
- a CDS encoding ribokinase: MSAEVVIVGSANQDYIIELDAPPEPGQTVLAHRFHSQSGGKGANQAVAAARLGSSVRFIAAFGDDAEGASMLSSLKAEGIDTHQVQILPGARSGAAFVSVFPNGENSISVVAGANLGLSEAHVRESLNDVRRGAVVVVQAEVPVAAIQETLNASQRAGLRCVLNLAPYVPIDERLLRHADPLVVNESEASALISRPVFDEASARDAARQLGEIAYSVVITMGAAGAYWLDQKNEGHVSAPAIGSVVDSTGAGDAFVGTLAACLAGGGSLSEAVRLGVAAGSFSVMRLGAQSSYPTANDLRSHENASCDE, from the coding sequence ATGTCCGCTGAAGTAGTCATCGTCGGGTCCGCAAATCAGGACTACATCATTGAGCTTGATGCGCCGCCAGAACCCGGGCAGACAGTCTTGGCACACCGCTTCCACTCGCAATCAGGCGGCAAGGGTGCCAATCAGGCCGTGGCCGCGGCACGCTTGGGGAGTTCCGTCAGGTTCATCGCAGCCTTCGGAGACGACGCCGAGGGCGCATCAATGCTCAGCAGCCTAAAGGCTGAGGGAATAGACACTCACCAGGTCCAGATCCTGCCGGGCGCACGAAGTGGCGCCGCGTTTGTCTCGGTCTTCCCCAACGGGGAGAATTCCATCTCGGTGGTTGCCGGCGCGAATCTTGGCCTGTCCGAGGCCCACGTCAGAGAATCCCTGAACGACGTTCGCCGCGGTGCAGTCGTTGTGGTCCAGGCAGAGGTGCCGGTAGCTGCTATCCAGGAAACCTTGAATGCCTCACAGCGGGCTGGATTGCGATGCGTACTTAACCTCGCCCCATACGTGCCTATTGATGAACGTCTCCTTCGCCATGCCGATCCCCTTGTGGTGAATGAGTCCGAGGCCAGCGCGCTGATATCCAGGCCCGTATTCGATGAAGCAAGCGCCCGCGATGCAGCCCGTCAGCTCGGCGAGATCGCCTACTCAGTAGTCATCACAATGGGCGCGGCAGGCGCCTACTGGCTCGACCAGAAGAATGAGGGCCACGTTTCGGCTCCAGCGATTGGCTCCGTGGTCGATTCCACCGGGGCCGGGGATGCGTTCGTCGGCACACTCGCCGCGTGCTTGGCCGGCGGCGGATCACTGTCGGAGGCGGTCCGGTTGGGCGTTGCTGCGGGCTCCTTCTCAGTCATGAGACTCGGCGCCCAGTCTTCCTACCCGACGGCCAATGACCTGCGGAGCCACGAGAATGCTTCCTGTGATGAATGA
- a CDS encoding ABC transporter permease, with product MSTEVATPTPQKQNLRREWAPAALRKAGALPALVVVLILGSALSPFFMTVDNIRNVLGLASIIGLLAVGQGFVIIAGGAGIDLSIGATVALAAIVGAKMAPYGPVGVIVGALLTGLFVGTINGLGIAFGRLQPFIITLGTMTIATGAAFFLSGSNPIRLRGDNALKWLSTDLFGIPVPVIVFVLTVAIAQIVLSKTVFGRQIYVLGGNEEAAHFAGIPVVRHRMTVYMISGLCAGMGALVLMSRLQTADPAYGRGYELAAIAAVVVGGAPLTGGVGTIRGVAVGVLIIQFITNILDLLNVNPYIQAMVQGLILIAVVALNRRGSATSVQALKRSVPLICGLALGAILLFGLPH from the coding sequence ATGAGCACTGAAGTCGCAACGCCGACTCCCCAAAAGCAGAACTTACGTCGGGAATGGGCCCCGGCGGCCCTACGCAAAGCCGGAGCGCTCCCGGCGCTCGTTGTCGTCCTGATCCTAGGGTCGGCCCTTTCCCCATTCTTTATGACTGTCGACAACATCCGGAACGTCCTAGGTCTAGCCTCGATCATCGGCCTACTGGCAGTGGGACAGGGATTCGTGATAATCGCTGGCGGCGCCGGCATTGATCTTTCGATCGGAGCCACCGTGGCCCTGGCGGCCATCGTCGGGGCGAAGATGGCGCCATACGGCCCTGTCGGAGTAATCGTCGGCGCGTTGTTGACTGGACTTTTCGTCGGCACAATCAACGGGCTGGGAATCGCCTTCGGCCGGTTGCAGCCCTTCATCATCACCCTTGGAACAATGACCATCGCCACTGGCGCCGCTTTTTTCCTCTCGGGCTCCAACCCGATCCGGCTGCGGGGCGACAATGCGCTGAAGTGGCTCAGCACTGACCTATTCGGCATACCCGTTCCAGTGATCGTTTTCGTTCTGACCGTCGCGATTGCTCAGATTGTGCTGTCAAAGACTGTTTTTGGGCGTCAAATCTACGTCTTGGGCGGCAACGAGGAGGCGGCCCATTTTGCCGGCATCCCCGTTGTTAGGCACCGCATGACGGTTTACATGATTTCAGGCCTCTGTGCAGGCATGGGGGCCCTTGTCCTGATGTCACGCCTGCAGACAGCGGACCCGGCCTACGGCCGTGGCTATGAACTTGCAGCCATCGCGGCTGTCGTCGTCGGCGGCGCCCCGCTCACGGGCGGAGTCGGAACCATTCGCGGCGTTGCGGTCGGCGTCCTGATCATCCAGTTCATCACCAACATCCTTGATCTGCTCAACGTCAATCCCTATATCCAGGCCATGGTTCAGGGGCTCATCCTGATCGCGGTCGTCGCACTCAACAGGCGCGGCTCGGCAACCTCGGTCCAAGCGCTGAAACGGTCTGTGCCGCTGATATGCGGTCTGGCACTGGGCGCGATCCTCCTCTTCGGGTTGCCGCACTGA
- a CDS encoding aldo/keto reductase, whose protein sequence is MSIQPIPDLVLNDGSIIPQIGLGIFGPNDASAADTVATALKLGYRSFDTAEQYKNETGVGEGIRRSGVPRDEIFVTTKLGNESHGYDAALRGFEGSLKRLGLDYVDLFLIHWPMTKIDKYVESWRTLERLQEEGLAKSIGVANFQTHHLERLMAESSVVPAVNQIELHPGLRQAELKAFNTSHSIATMAWSPLAGNPFANHKLTDSPVLMRIGAKYGKSAAQVIIRWHLDQGNVVIPKTVSPDRMIENTQVFDFQLEESDLAEIAALETGIRNPYDPDLMD, encoded by the coding sequence ATGTCAATTCAGCCGATTCCCGACCTTGTCCTCAATGACGGATCTATAATTCCCCAGATCGGCCTGGGCATCTTCGGCCCAAACGACGCCTCTGCCGCCGACACCGTGGCTACGGCACTCAAACTTGGTTACAGGTCATTTGATACGGCCGAACAGTACAAGAATGAAACCGGCGTGGGCGAAGGAATCCGACGCTCCGGTGTCCCTCGCGACGAAATATTCGTCACCACCAAGCTGGGCAATGAAAGCCACGGCTATGACGCGGCGCTCCGCGGATTCGAAGGCAGCCTTAAGCGACTCGGCCTCGACTACGTCGATCTCTTCCTGATCCATTGGCCGATGACGAAGATTGATAAATACGTCGAGAGCTGGCGGACACTTGAGCGTCTGCAGGAAGAAGGCCTGGCAAAATCCATCGGCGTTGCAAATTTTCAGACCCACCACCTTGAGCGATTGATGGCTGAATCAAGCGTGGTGCCCGCCGTCAACCAGATCGAGCTCCATCCCGGCCTGCGCCAAGCCGAGTTGAAGGCATTCAACACTTCGCATTCCATTGCGACGATGGCCTGGTCCCCCTTAGCCGGTAACCCGTTTGCTAACCACAAGCTGACTGACAGCCCCGTCCTCATGAGGATCGGCGCGAAGTACGGGAAGAGCGCGGCCCAAGTAATTATCAGGTGGCACCTTGACCAAGGCAACGTGGTCATCCCGAAGACCGTGAGTCCCGACCGGATGATCGAGAACACGCAGGTCTTCGATTTCCAGCTCGAGGAATCCGATCTCGCTGAGATCGCCGCACTTGAGACCGGGATCCGGAATCCCTACGACCCTGACCTTATGGATTGA
- a CDS encoding gluconate 2-dehydrogenase subunit 3 family protein — protein sequence MVSQSQAHWPTVPISARDVDGLLFFTDEEWTLVRAATARIIPADYDPGAAEADVVRFLDRFLSGDFVYASATGDGFLEIRGKEAEAWQARIKHRQTVYRQGLAALKALSLNKYGKDFHELSDDEQDELLVETSGRPKPRHVQLHDNEDFNSGEGGPPPTNQPVSDTGLGFFDMLVAHTRQGFYADPVYGGNKDFVGWRVIGFDGPKSLADTVAGRYTTTDYMIMGATWPYAQSPRVQRFGR from the coding sequence ATGGTCAGCCAATCCCAGGCCCACTGGCCCACGGTGCCGATTTCGGCTCGAGACGTAGACGGGCTCCTGTTCTTCACGGACGAGGAGTGGACCCTAGTCCGGGCCGCGACGGCCAGAATCATACCCGCGGATTACGATCCCGGAGCGGCGGAAGCCGATGTCGTACGATTTCTTGACCGTTTTCTGTCCGGTGACTTCGTGTATGCCAGCGCCACTGGTGACGGATTCCTGGAAATACGCGGGAAGGAGGCCGAAGCCTGGCAAGCGCGAATCAAGCACAGGCAAACGGTATACCGCCAAGGACTAGCGGCCCTGAAAGCGCTCAGTTTGAACAAATATGGCAAGGACTTCCACGAGCTATCGGATGACGAGCAGGACGAACTGCTCGTTGAAACCTCCGGACGGCCAAAGCCGCGGCACGTTCAGTTGCACGATAACGAAGATTTCAACTCAGGGGAGGGGGGCCCGCCCCCGACCAACCAGCCCGTCAGCGACACCGGCCTCGGATTCTTCGACATGCTGGTCGCCCACACGCGTCAGGGGTTCTATGCCGATCCCGTGTATGGAGGTAACAAGGACTTTGTCGGGTGGCGAGTCATCGGGTTCGACGGGCCGAAATCCTTGGCTGACACTGTAGCCGGCCGTTATACGACGACTGACTACATGATCATGGGAGCCACCTGGCCGTATGCGCAAAGTCCCAGGGTCCAGCGCTTCGGCCGCTAG